In the genome of Vespa crabro chromosome 17, iyVesCrab1.2, whole genome shotgun sequence, one region contains:
- the LOC124430081 gene encoding exocyst complex component 1, translating into MDYIPELLIPPSSSDYQPITEKEACDLKQLIEGCDYAVSNAELFMETLSKDLSILDGENVRLVLGSEPQVAQLMKSIEAAVEEASIVEARLAAYDEALGRIREVMARVGQKNQAIHTANNNASFLLEQLSAAISQLDIPANYHRILNEAELPGGREELSLAGAALLKAMTAPLPLGLDKLSAVTEQKKRLEKLKTKFSVIVARHLNNLFIHLGNDTGENITSSELILPTHEAVHHELEPYTELMQLLRALDNKAFLQLAKVYRDTMSKLYKRDLKHFFEIAKNKLISKRLQVHASKSSGQKAEDLINPAPMCLLSAEIWPPISEGRFLDSVLDCVLSQMQPVCLAEQAFCISFLQLDSVLTPSNSNEMEETECVNNGAASPGSVNSTASKKLERQVNEEVRGTMSAIFPSLETELNNFIAFLDKVDSFWCMYVLVRLSQHVMSAQDTGSFLSMTFASALIQVKRAFDKFMQAQQQSILTDTKVNRRHKCGILPYVANFGLFAKTAEKIFKHSDRKVDLEKWYTKLVSKIFEAIVIHSKEHHKTPPEVIKMENFHHMYDLLSQVKISVLDQERKEAKQRYQEALRAYVIQYFGRPLEKLNLFFEGVQAKVGAGVKESEICYQMAFSKQELRRVIKEYPAREVKKGLENLYRKVEKHLCEEENLLQVVWREMQGEFIAQYIYIEESVQRCYPDSMVTLEFTTQDILEFFSEIARSH; encoded by the exons ATGGATTATATTCCAGAACTTTTAATACCACCCAGTTCATCGGATTATCAGCCTATTACAGAAAAAGAAGCTTGTGATTTGAAACAATTAATAGAAGGCTGTGATTATGCCGTTTCAAATGCTGAACTCTTTATGGAAACACTTTCCAAAGATTTATCCATTCTTGATGGG gAAAATGTACGGTTAGTCTTAGGTTCTGAGCCCCAAGTGGCACAATTAATGAAAAGTATTGAAGCTGCTGTAGAAGAAGCTTCTATAGTTGAAGCTCGTCTTGCTGCTTATGATGAGGCACTTGGTAGAATCAGAGAAGTTATGGCACGGGTTGGACAAAAGAATCAAGCGATACATACAGCTAATAATAATGCTAGTTTCTTATTAGAACAATTAAGTGCAgcaatt tcacaGCTTGATATACCTGCGAATTATCATCGTATTTTAAATGAAGCCGAGCTTCCAGGTGGACGGGAAGAACTTAGTCTTGCAGGGGCAGCACTCTTGAAAGCAATGACAGCCCCTTTACCACTTGGTCTTGATAAATTAAGTGCAGTAACAGAACAGAAAAAGCGTCTAGAGAAacttaaaacaaaattttctgTTATCGTTGCCAGACATTTAAACaatctttttatacatttg ggtAATGATACCGGAGAAAATATAACTTCTTCAGAGTTAATTCTTCCAACGCATGAAGCTGTTCATCATGAATTAGAACCATATACTGAATTAATGCAATTATTGAGAGCTTTAGATAATAAAGCTTTCTTGCAGCTTGCTAAAGTATATAGGGATACAATGAGTAAATTGTACAAAAGagatttaaaacatttttttgaaatagCAAAAAATAAACTCATCAGCAAACGACTAcaag TTCATGCTTCGAAATCTAGTGGACAAAAAGCTGAAGACTTAATTAATCCAGCACCCATGTGTCTTCTTAGTGCAGAAATTTGGCCGCCTATAAGCGAAGGCCGTTTTTTAGATTCTGTATTAGATTGTGTATTATCTCAGATGCAACCGGTATGCCTTGCAGAACAGGctttttgtatttcatttcttcaatTAGATTCGGTTCTTACACCTTCAAAT AGCAATGAAATGGAAGAAACAGAATGTGTAAATAATGGTGCTGCAAGTCCTGGCTCAGTAAATTCTACAGCAAGTAAAAAATTAGAACGGCAAGTAAATGAAGAAGTGCGTGGTACAATGTCAGCTATATTTCCATCTCTAGAAACAGAATTAAATAACTTTATTGCCTTTTTAGACAAAGTTGATAGTTT TTGGTGTATGTATGTCTTAGTTCGTTTGTCACAGCACGTTATGTCGGCTCAAGATACTGGATCATTCTTATCAATGACTTTTGCATCTGCCTTAATTCAAGTAAAAAGGgcttttgataaatttatgcAAGCACAGCAACAATCAATTTTAACAGATACTAAAGTTAATCGACGACATAAATGCGGTATATTGCCATACGTTGCAAATTTTGGACTTTTTGCAAAAACAgctgaaaaaatttttaaacattctGATAGAAAGGTTGATTTAGAAAAATGGTATACCAAATTAGTTAGCAAAATATTTGAAGCTATTGTTATTCATAGTAAAGAACATCATAAAACACCACCTGAGGTCATAAAAATGG AAAACTTCCATCATATGTATGATCTTTTATCACAAGTAAAAATCTCAGTATTAGATCAAGAACGTAAGGAAGCGAAACAAAGATATCAGGAAGCACTTCGTGCATATGTGATACAATATTTTGGTAGACCTCTAGAAAAACTTAAT CTCTTCTTTGAGGGCGTACAAGCAAAAGTTGGAGCTGGTGTAAAAGAATCAGAAATCTGTTATCAAATGGCTTTTAGTAAACAAGAACTTCGACGAGTTATAAAGGAATATCCTGCCCGAGAGGTAAAAAAAGGCTTAGAAAATTTGTACCGTAAAGTTGAGAAACATCTTtgcgaagaagaaaatttattacag gTCGTTTGGCGTGAAATGCAAGGTGAATTCATCGCccaatacatatacattgaaGAATCAGTGCAACGTTGTTATCCAGACAGCATGGTGACACTTGAATTTACGACTCAGGATatcttagaatttttttcagaAATCGCCCGATCACATTAA